The Lycium barbarum isolate Lr01 chromosome 10, ASM1917538v2, whole genome shotgun sequence genome includes a region encoding these proteins:
- the LOC132615569 gene encoding putative clathrin assembly protein At4g40080 produces MGKKKITTLRDLIGAIKDKASQSKATILSKPSNLSLHLSVLRATTHAPSSPPEDHHVSTLLNLGDSSRATASTLIVIIMERLQRTGDSNVALKCLIIIHQIIKRGPFILQDQLSVFPTTGGHNYLKLSNFKDSATTATWQVSAWIRFYARYIETLLFKSRTLGYFLSSLSCSAQKDNREEKISCFLNSDLIRDVDSLVQLIEETCKVPDSLLLEGNKLLYEVVGLLCNDYLSTVNELLLRLGEFKERLSCLSFGDSVELGCILKRLEGCKERLSVLISVQKPSTELLWSLVNELRMKIEDLKVEKTGPKLLTFGKSSESARFGNRVMKFGESVQFSSGRYEMNNLPLMVVEGRRNWRN; encoded by the coding sequence ATGGGGAAGAAAAAAATAACAACTCTAAGAGATCTCATAGGTGCCATTAAAGACAAAGCTTCACAATCCAAAGCTACTATCCTTTCAAAACCAAGTAATCTATCTCTCCACCTTTCTGTCCTACGCGCCACCACCCACGCGCCGTCATCACCACCTGAAGACCACCATGTCTCAACCCTTCTCAACCTCGGTGACAGCTCACGCGCCACCGCTTCAACCCTAATAGTCATCATTATGGAACGTTTACAACGTACCGGTGACTCCAACGTTGCCCTAAAATGCCTTATAATTATTCACCAAATAATTAAACGTGGACCTTTTATATTACAAGACCAACTTTCTGTTTTTCCGACAACTGGTGGACATAACTACCTTAAACTCTCCAACTTCAAGGACAGTGCTACCACCGCCACGTGGCAAGTTTCAGCATGGATAAGATTTTACGCTAGATATATTGAAACCCTACTTTTTAAGTCAAGAACTTTGGGTTATTTTCTTTCATCTTTATCTTGCAGTGCACAAAAAGATAATCGAGAAGAAAAAATTTCGTGTTTCTTGAATTCTGATTTAATCAGAGACGTTGATTCTTTAGTTCAGTTGATTGAAGAAACATGCAAAGTACCAGATTCACTCCTTTTAGAAGGTAATAAATTGTTGTACGAGGTGGTTGGATTATTGTGTAATGATTATTTATCGACAGTTAATGAGTTGTTATTACGACTAGGTGAGTTTAAGGAAAGACTGAGTTGTTTGAGTTTTGGTGACTCGGTTGAGTTGGGTTGTATTTTGAAGAGATTAGAAGGATGTAAAGAGAGATTATCtgttttaatttcagttcaaAAGCCATCAACTGAGTTATTATGGAGCTTGGTTAATGAGTTGAGAATGAAAATTGAGGATTTGAAGGTTGAAAAAACGGGTCCAAAGTTGTTAACGTTTGGAAAATCAAGTGAGTCGGCTCGGTTTGGTAACCGAGTTATGAAATTTGGTGAATCGGTTCAGTTTTCATCAGGAAGGTATGAGATGAATAATTTACCTCTTATGGTTGTAGAAGGAAGAAGAAATTGGAGAAATTAA